From Elaeis guineensis isolate ETL-2024a chromosome 16, EG11, whole genome shotgun sequence, a single genomic window includes:
- the LOC105059197 gene encoding uncharacterized protein isoform X3: MGEDGHGRMRTSSSSMIKRCLHQQSYQAPSEEIIRRIRDELRTEFIDKISYLEAQLHQMHAQMASGCFVHSPVVPDASSAHQTHASKNERFTQVPDEVEVQVHEDEAN; encoded by the exons atgggagaagatggACATGGACGGATGCGTACTTCGAGTTCGAGCATGATAAAGCGATGTTTGCATCAGCAATCTTATCAGGCACCATCAGAGGAGATCATTAGGAGGATTCGGGATGAGCTTCGGACGGAGTTTATTGACAAGATTTCCTACTTGGAGGCACAGCTCCATCAGATGCATGCTCAGATGGCGAGTGGATGTTTTGTGCATAGCCCAGTAG tTCCAGATGCATCTAGTGCTCACCAAACACATGCATCGAAAAATGAGAGATTCACTCAGGTGCCTGATGAG gtTGAGGTACAAGTCCATGAAGATGAAGCAA ACTGA
- the LOC105059197 gene encoding ribulose bisphosphate carboxylase large chain isoform X2: protein MIAEFAVFYNSCSNYLNYFRIFLILPSQSLAVLFAATFLDAMVTAYLGMLLAWLISPTIYLDPTRLPSSQVLSELRRAMYAVIDKQKNHGVIPVASGGIHVWHMPALTEIFGDDSVLQFGGGTLGHPWENAPGAVANRVALEACVQARNEGRDLAREGNEIIREASKWSPELAVACEVSKEIKFEFEPVDKLDR from the exons ATGATCGCTGAATTT GCGGTATTTTACAATTCCTGCAGCAACTATCTAAACTACTTCAGGATTTTTCTCATCCTGCCGTCGCAAAG TTTGGCGGTTCTCTTTGCGGCAACCTTCTTGGACGCTATGGTTACCGCATACCTGGGCATGCTTCTGGCTTGGCTCATTAGTCCTACTATTTATTTGGACCCGACTAGGCTCCCTTCCTCGCAAGTCCTCTCCGAGCTACGTCGCGCAATGTATGCAGTTATTGATAAACAGAAAAATCATG GTGTTATACCCGTGGCTTCAGGGGGTATTCATGTTTGGCATATGCCTGCCCTGACCGAAATCTTTGGAGATGATTCCGTACTACAGTTTGGCGGAGGAACTTTAGGACACCCTTGGGAAAATGCACCCGGTGCAGTAGCTAATCGGGTGGCTTTAGAAGCGTGTGTACAAGCTCGTAATGAAGGACGTGATCTTGCTCGTGAAGGTAATGAAATTATCCGTGAAGCTAGCAAATGGAGCCCTGAACTAGCTGTCGCTTGTGAAGTATCGAAGGAGATCAAATTCGAATTCGAACCAGTAGATAAGCTGGATAgatga
- the LOC105059197 gene encoding ribulose bisphosphate carboxylase large chain isoform X1, translated as MIAEFAVFYNSCSNYLNYFRIFLILPSQSLAVLFAATFLDAMVTAYLGMLLAWLISPTIYLDPTRLPSSQVLSELRRAMYAVIDKQKNHGMHFRVLAKALRMSDGDHIHAGTVVDKLEGEREMTLGFVDLLRDDFIEKDRSCGIFFTQDWVSMPGVIPVASGGIHVWHMPALTEIFGDDSVLQFGGGTLGHPWENAPGAVANRVALEACVQARNEGRDLAREGNEIIREASKWSPELAVACEVSKEIKFEFEPVDKLDR; from the exons ATGATCGCTGAATTT GCGGTATTTTACAATTCCTGCAGCAACTATCTAAACTACTTCAGGATTTTTCTCATCCTGCCGTCGCAAAG TTTGGCGGTTCTCTTTGCGGCAACCTTCTTGGACGCTATGGTTACCGCATACCTGGGCATGCTTCTGGCTTGGCTCATTAGTCCTACTATTTATTTGGACCCGACTAGGCTCCCTTCCTCGCAAGTCCTCTCCGAGCTACGTCGCGCAATGTATGCAGTTATTGATAAACAGAAAAATCATGGTATGCATTTTCGTGTACTAGCTAAAGCATTACGTATGTCTGATGGAGATCATATTCACGCGGGTACAGTAGTGGATAAACTGGAAGGGGAACGTGAGATGACTTTGGGTTTTGTTGATTTATTACGTGatgattttattgaaaaagacCGAAGTTGCGGTATCTTTTTTACTCAAGATTGGGTCTCTATGCCAGGTGTTATACCCGTGGCTTCAGGGGGTATTCATGTTTGGCATATGCCTGCCCTGACCGAAATCTTTGGAGATGATTCCGTACTACAGTTTGGCGGAGGAACTTTAGGACACCCTTGGGAAAATGCACCCGGTGCAGTAGCTAATCGGGTGGCTTTAGAAGCGTGTGTACAAGCTCGTAATGAAGGACGTGATCTTGCTCGTGAAGGTAATGAAATTATCCGTGAAGCTAGCAAATGGAGCCCTGAACTAGCTGTCGCTTGTGAAGTATCGAAGGAGATCAAATTCGAATTCGAACCAGTAGATAAGCTGGATAgatga